A window of the Lolium perenne isolate Kyuss_39 chromosome 7, Kyuss_2.0, whole genome shotgun sequence genome harbors these coding sequences:
- the LOC127304027 gene encoding uncharacterized protein — protein MAREFEALALNGHNYPTWAMDTKIALASRGIVRAIQAEQDPLPAGITPLTEEQKYTALYIIRHHIHPDLKSEYLEEESPSTLFQALKTRYEQQKAVVLPEALHDWTHLRLQDFRSIGEYNHEVHKISSKLRFCGKEPTDAEKIEKTLSTMLPSDRILQQQYRARDYQVYSDLIHILLQAEKHDELLAKNGSQRPVGSQPLPEVHMNVANGRKFDGGFKGKPSNFNGKRKRNRNRKPRNSDRGKGTAKSKFDKSKLCDKCGCYTHPTDKCKTPRHLAILYQQSHGRNAPRGKRFEANFNLHPDGTDGAGCSQDVPSGPSNAVTLLPSKDPAGTEDMMVEYTSTDVFGDFD, from the coding sequence ATGGCTCGAGAATTTGAGGCACTCGCCCTCAATGGCCACAACTACCCTACTTGGGCCATGGACACGAAGATCGCTCTTGCATCTCGTGGGATAGTGCGTGCAATCCAGGCTGAGCAGGATCCACTGCCGGCCGGAATCACGCCACTAACAGAAGAACAGAAATATACCGCTTTATACATTATAAGGCACCATATTCACCCAGATCTCAAGTCTGAGTACTTGGAGGAGGAATCCCCTAGTACCCTGTTTCAGGCCCTCAAAACGAGGTATGAACAGCAGAAGGCAGTTGTCCTGCCAGAAGCACTCCATGATTGGACTCACCTCCGTCTTCAGGACTTCAGGTCCATCGGAGAGTACAATCACGAGGTTCATAAGATCAGTTCCAAGTTACGCTTTTGCGGGAAGGAACCTACTGATGCGGAGAAGATAGAGAAAACTCTGTCGACTATGCTCCCATCTGACAGAATCCTCCAGCAGCAGTACCGTGCTCGCGACTACCAAGTATATTCCGATCTTATTCATATCTTACTTCAGGCTGAAAAGCATGATGAGCTACTCGCTAAGAATGGCTCTCAGCGTCCGGTTGGTTCTCAACCTCTACCTGAAGTTCATATGAATGTCGCGAACGGACGAAAGTTTGATGGTGGTTTCAAAGGAAAGCCCTCTAACTTCAATGGTAAGCGAAAGCGCAACCGGAACAGGAAGCCCAGAAACTCAGACCGTGGGAAAGGCACCGCAAAGTCCAAGTTTGACAAATCTAAGCTTTGCGACAAGTGTGGATGCTACACGCACCCCACTGACAAGTGCAAGACCCCAAGGCATCTGGCCATTCTGTACCAACAATCCCACGGACGCAACGCACCTCGAGGGAAAAGGTTTGAAGCCAACTTCAACcttcatccagatggcaccgatgGAGCTGGCTGTTCGCAAGACGTTCCCTCGGGACCAAGCAACGCCGTTACTCTCCTTCCATCAAAGGACCCTGCAGGAACGGAGGACATGATGGTTGAGTACACCTCAACCGACGTGTTTGGAGACTTCGACTAG